In Halorientalis sp. LT38, a genomic segment contains:
- a CDS encoding helix-turn-helix domain-containing protein — MSDPGLQISMAIDAPAGCPAGEASTATGTAVESVTWNAATDGPVTEEFTADADLDRDGVEPVFETDGRTRYRFERDWDEACACEMVELEGCPLEEVRAEDGRLHLRFYAPDVDRVREIVADLRERYGGVRLKHLSQSGEVEEQNLVLVDRNRLTDRQREVLETAYEMGYFEHPRESNASDVADTLDVSLSTFTEHLAIAQSKVLDAVVETD, encoded by the coding sequence ATGAGCGACCCCGGGCTCCAGATCTCGATGGCGATCGACGCCCCGGCGGGCTGTCCGGCTGGAGAGGCATCGACGGCGACCGGCACCGCCGTCGAGTCGGTGACCTGGAACGCCGCGACCGACGGCCCCGTGACCGAGGAGTTCACCGCCGACGCCGATCTCGATCGGGACGGCGTCGAGCCCGTCTTCGAGACCGATGGCCGGACCCGCTACCGGTTCGAACGCGACTGGGACGAGGCCTGCGCCTGCGAGATGGTCGAACTCGAGGGCTGCCCCCTCGAAGAGGTCCGCGCCGAGGACGGCCGGCTCCACCTGCGTTTCTACGCGCCCGACGTCGACCGGGTCCGCGAGATCGTGGCCGACCTCCGCGAGCGGTACGGCGGCGTCCGGCTGAAACACCTCAGCCAGTCCGGCGAGGTCGAAGAGCAGAATCTCGTCCTCGTCGACCGGAACCGGCTGACCGACCGCCAGCGGGAGGTACTGGAGACGGCCTACGAGATGGGCTATTTCGAACACCCGCGCGAGTCGAACGCCAGCGACGTGGCCGATACCCTCGACGTCTCGCTGTCGACGTTCACCGAACACCTCGCCATCGCCCAGTCGAAAGTGCTGGACGCGGTCGTCGAAACCGACTGA
- a CDS encoding P-loop NTPase — protein sequence MSTTNELESAVESALQQVRNPSLGADVYEVGLVHDVTVESGGVTVELDTTAVDPSMGQGVADAVVSAVGGIDGVDEVRVERVTPEPHTHHHGHEGGLEHGEAGADGDTEAFADVDLVIAVASAKGGVGKSTVAVQLACALAADRDVGLFDADLYGPNVPTLLDVDGPVRADEDDRPMPVERDGLEVMSTGLMNDSQPLAWRGSVAHDALTDLAENTAWSDRDVLVLDLPPGTGDVVLSVLQETPVDGVLFVTTPFQASVADTRRSVELFADEGVPVLGTVLNMASHTCPECGDEHPLFDGATVADLDAPVLAELPFTDDAQTTATPGDAPAPFAALADSVRDRLDDVGRMTVPDDAVDLRGLAPEERYDAVEEGFASVDPGEPFYLLSDRDPTPVREFLGELAAVEDPELAFQPFEVEKQGPETWALRTVRP from the coding sequence ATGTCCACGACGAACGAACTGGAATCGGCCGTCGAGTCGGCGTTACAGCAGGTCCGGAATCCGTCGCTCGGGGCCGACGTGTACGAGGTCGGACTGGTCCACGACGTCACCGTCGAGTCGGGCGGGGTGACGGTCGAACTGGATACGACGGCGGTCGACCCCTCGATGGGACAGGGGGTCGCCGACGCCGTCGTCAGCGCCGTCGGCGGCATCGACGGCGTCGACGAGGTCCGAGTCGAGCGAGTGACGCCGGAGCCCCACACCCACCACCACGGCCACGAGGGCGGATTAGAACACGGCGAAGCCGGTGCGGACGGTGATACCGAGGCCTTCGCCGACGTGGACCTCGTGATTGCGGTGGCCAGCGCGAAAGGTGGCGTCGGGAAGTCGACAGTTGCGGTCCAGTTGGCCTGCGCACTGGCGGCCGATCGGGACGTGGGGCTCTTCGACGCCGACCTCTACGGGCCGAACGTCCCGACCCTGCTGGACGTGGACGGTCCAGTCAGGGCCGACGAGGACGACCGCCCGATGCCCGTAGAGCGGGACGGACTGGAGGTGATGAGCACCGGCCTGATGAACGACAGCCAGCCGCTGGCCTGGCGCGGGTCGGTGGCCCACGACGCCCTGACCGACCTGGCCGAGAACACGGCCTGGAGCGACCGGGACGTGCTGGTCCTCGATCTGCCGCCGGGGACGGGCGACGTGGTGCTCTCGGTGCTCCAGGAGACGCCCGTCGACGGCGTCCTGTTCGTGACGACCCCCTTCCAGGCGAGCGTGGCCGACACCCGCCGGAGCGTCGAACTGTTCGCCGACGAGGGCGTCCCCGTCCTCGGGACGGTCCTGAACATGGCCAGCCACACCTGTCCGGAGTGCGGCGACGAACACCCGCTGTTCGACGGGGCGACCGTCGCGGACCTCGACGCGCCGGTCCTGGCCGAACTCCCCTTTACCGACGACGCGCAGACGACCGCGACGCCCGGAGATGCGCCGGCCCCGTTCGCTGCCCTGGCCGACAGCGTTCGGGATCGTCTGGACGACGTCGGACGGATGACGGTGCCCGACGACGCGGTCGACCTCCGCGGCCTCGCGCCCGAGGAACGCTACGACGCCGTCGAGGAAGGGTTCGCGTCGGTCGATCCAGGTGAGCCGTTCTACCTCCTGAGCGACCGCGATCCCACGCCGGTCCGGGAGTTCCTCGGCGAACTGGCGGCGGTCGAAGATCCCGAACTCGCCTTCCAGCCGTTCGAGGTCGAGAAACAGGGGCCCGAGACGTGGGCGCTGCGGACGGTGCGACCCTGA
- a CDS encoding DUF7560 family zinc ribbon protein, which yields MTDFEFECPHCGERFVVDDGALELLIADGCVACGDQVTREAVVEAAKQA from the coding sequence ATGACCGACTTCGAGTTCGAGTGTCCACACTGTGGCGAGCGGTTCGTCGTCGACGACGGCGCCCTCGAACTGCTCATCGCCGACGGGTGCGTCGCGTGCGGCGATCAGGTGACGCGGGAAGCCGTCGTCGAGGCGGCGAAACAGGCGTGA
- a CDS encoding DUF7553 family protein codes for MTRDHLRAANRALLDAIETPPETGMEGELDRLAERLWYLAAEKERPPDQGRLERLQYRLTVLRERVHGRRKRLVTRAVEHVCACREKEKTVV; via the coding sequence GTGACACGCGATCACCTCCGGGCGGCCAACCGGGCGCTGCTCGACGCCATCGAGACGCCGCCCGAGACCGGCATGGAGGGTGAACTTGACCGACTGGCCGAGCGACTGTGGTATCTGGCGGCGGAGAAGGAGCGACCGCCCGACCAGGGCCGGCTGGAGCGACTCCAGTACCGGCTCACCGTTCTCCGCGAGCGGGTCCACGGGCGGCGGAAGCGGCTCGTCACGCGGGCCGTCGAACACGTCTGCGCCTGTCGCGAGAAGGAAAAGACCGTGGTCTGA
- a CDS encoding long-chain-fatty-acid--CoA ligase has protein sequence MTNLVTDVAETVAAYPEQPAISFRETEVPYEAFWHRTGQLAAALADAGVEPGDRVGVYLPNLPQFVTSYYGVLRAGGAVVPMNPQYKAREISHMLEDSEATAVIALADLVPFVREVQDDTDVEQIVSVGGDADGATEFDAFLADEPMETVERADDDVAAQPYTSGTTGTPKGVLLTHRNLGWMSRHADDIMEEKMGPEDKLLGVLPLFHIYGMTVVMNAGLYNGSTYYPLPEWDAQEALSLIEDERLTIMHGVPAMYNDVINQPNAGDYDLSSLRFVNSGGSSCPIEVIDRFEEIYGVPLNEGYGLTETSPITHANRPGARRKGSIGQPIPGVDAKIVNGDFEEMPRVESGPIEEDEYDLDEIVGEVVVSGPNVMKGYHGRPGANEEAFTEVDGKTWFHTEDLGYWDEENFFYVIDREKHMIVTGGYNVYPREIEELLFEHEAVADAAVVGIPDERRGETVKAFVVPKPDADVTPEEIKQYCLEYLAEYKHPREVEFVEELPRTTTGKVQKFELRGDAN, from the coding sequence ATGACGAACCTCGTCACAGACGTGGCCGAGACGGTCGCAGCGTACCCGGAGCAACCTGCCATCTCCTTCCGGGAAACGGAGGTCCCCTACGAGGCGTTCTGGCACCGCACCGGCCAGCTCGCGGCGGCGCTCGCCGACGCCGGCGTCGAACCGGGCGACCGCGTGGGGGTCTACCTGCCCAACCTCCCGCAGTTCGTGACCTCCTACTACGGCGTCCTCCGGGCCGGCGGGGCCGTCGTACCGATGAACCCCCAGTACAAGGCACGCGAGATCAGTCACATGCTGGAAGACAGCGAGGCCACCGCCGTGATCGCGCTCGCGGACCTCGTTCCCTTCGTCCGCGAAGTGCAGGACGACACCGACGTCGAGCAGATCGTCAGCGTCGGCGGTGACGCCGACGGCGCGACCGAATTCGACGCCTTCCTCGCCGACGAGCCGATGGAGACCGTCGAGCGCGCCGACGACGACGTGGCCGCCCAGCCCTACACCAGTGGCACCACCGGTACGCCGAAGGGCGTGCTCCTGACCCACAGGAACCTCGGGTGGATGAGCCGCCACGCCGACGACATCATGGAAGAGAAGATGGGACCCGAAGACAAACTGCTCGGCGTCCTGCCGCTGTTCCACATCTACGGCATGACCGTCGTGATGAACGCCGGGCTCTACAACGGGTCGACGTACTACCCGCTGCCGGAGTGGGACGCCCAGGAGGCGCTTTCGCTCATCGAGGACGAGCGGCTGACGATCATGCACGGCGTCCCGGCGATGTACAACGACGTCATCAACCAGCCCAACGCCGGCGACTACGACCTCTCGAGCCTCCGCTTCGTCAACTCCGGCGGCAGTAGCTGCCCGATCGAGGTCATCGACCGCTTCGAGGAGATCTACGGCGTCCCGCTCAACGAGGGGTACGGCCTCACCGAGACCAGCCCCATCACCCACGCCAACCGGCCGGGCGCACGCCGGAAGGGCTCGATCGGCCAGCCCATCCCCGGCGTCGACGCGAAGATCGTGAACGGGGACTTCGAGGAGATGCCCCGCGTCGAGTCGGGGCCCATCGAGGAGGACGAGTACGACCTGGACGAGATCGTCGGCGAGGTCGTCGTCTCCGGCCCCAACGTGATGAAGGGGTACCACGGTCGCCCCGGGGCCAACGAGGAGGCCTTCACCGAGGTCGACGGGAAGACCTGGTTCCACACCGAGGACCTCGGCTATTGGGACGAGGAGAACTTCTTCTACGTCATCGACCGCGAGAAACACATGATCGTCACCGGCGGGTACAACGTCTACCCGCGCGAGATCGAGGAGTTGCTCTTCGAGCACGAGGCCGTCGCCGACGCCGCCGTCGTCGGGATCCCGGACGAACGCCGGGGCGAGACGGTGAAGGCCTTCGTCGTTCCCAAACCCGACGCCGACGTGACGCCCGAGGAGATCAAGCAGTACTGCCTCGAGTACCTGGCCGAGTACAAACACCCCCGCGAAGTCGAGTTCGTCGAGGAACTACCCCGGACGACCACGGGCAAGGTCCAGAAGTTCGAACTGCGCGGCGACGCGAACTGA
- a CDS encoding ABC transporter ATP-binding protein, whose product MSSEATVSDTTETSGEDVLSISGLNVSYGKVQALRSVDLTVGEGEIVSVIGPNGAGKSTLANTVTGFIDYDGTVEYRGQSVANRTPESLVEDGLIHCTESRDLFGFMSVEDNLDLGTYVRGDYDERLAFVYDLFPTLEERKDQHAQTMSGGEQQMLAIGRALMSDPDVLVLDEPTLGLAPVILEDISEGIDRIQEEGVTILLCEQNVTFAMNHADRIHLLENGEIVREGSPDELRDDDYIRESYLGG is encoded by the coding sequence GTGAGTTCCGAAGCTACCGTGTCTGACACGACCGAGACCTCGGGCGAGGACGTCCTCTCGATCTCCGGACTGAACGTCTCCTACGGCAAGGTCCAGGCCCTCCGGAGCGTCGATCTGACGGTCGGCGAGGGCGAGATCGTCTCCGTCATCGGCCCGAACGGTGCCGGGAAGTCGACGCTCGCGAACACGGTCACCGGGTTCATCGACTACGACGGGACCGTCGAGTACCGCGGCCAGTCCGTCGCGAACCGGACCCCCGAGTCGCTGGTCGAAGACGGCCTGATCCACTGCACCGAGTCGCGCGACCTCTTCGGGTTCATGTCCGTCGAGGACAATCTCGACCTGGGCACGTACGTCCGGGGCGACTACGACGAGCGACTGGCGTTCGTCTACGATCTGTTCCCGACCCTCGAGGAACGCAAAGACCAGCACGCCCAGACGATGAGCGGCGGGGAGCAGCAGATGCTCGCGATCGGGCGGGCGCTGATGAGCGACCCGGACGTGCTCGTGCTGGACGAACCGACGCTGGGACTCGCACCGGTGATCCTCGAAGACATCAGCGAGGGCATCGACCGCATCCAGGAGGAGGGCGTGACGATCCTGCTCTGTGAGCAGAACGTCACCTTCGCGATGAACCACGCCGACCGCATTCACCTGCTGGAAAACGGCGAGATCGTCCGCGAGGGCTCGCCCGACGAACTCCGGGACGACGACTACATCCGCGAGTCGTACCTGGGCGGGTAA
- a CDS encoding ABC transporter ATP-binding protein has translation MSAETGQHADDGAVPDDRTDLGPDDGILVLDHIVKKFGGLTAVDDLSFAVEEQEILGFIGPNGAGKSTTFNCVTGRFPPTSGTVYYKGEDVTGSASHVMVEKGLARTFQEFRPLEDRTVLQNVSLALTPNKMFSMQGLSGETKRKAARICERVGLGDRKDMLPDELPHAGLLRLELGRALATDPELLLVDEPFAGLSGPEVESVSDLLLELRDEGLTLVVVDHNMRGLLSLIDRAIVIQFGSMIAAGEPEAIKENPKVQEAYLGGGDL, from the coding sequence ATGAGCGCTGAGACAGGCCAACACGCGGACGACGGCGCGGTACCGGACGATCGAACGGACCTGGGTCCCGACGACGGGATCCTCGTGCTCGACCACATCGTGAAGAAGTTCGGCGGCCTCACCGCCGTCGACGACCTCTCCTTCGCCGTGGAGGAGCAGGAGATCCTCGGGTTCATCGGCCCGAACGGCGCCGGGAAGTCCACGACGTTCAACTGCGTCACCGGCCGCTTCCCGCCGACCTCGGGCACGGTCTACTACAAGGGAGAGGACGTCACCGGCAGCGCCTCGCACGTCATGGTCGAGAAGGGGCTGGCTCGCACCTTCCAGGAGTTCCGACCCCTGGAGGATCGGACGGTTCTCCAGAACGTCTCGCTGGCGCTGACGCCGAACAAGATGTTCTCCATGCAGGGACTGAGTGGCGAGACCAAGCGAAAGGCGGCCCGGATCTGCGAGCGCGTCGGCCTCGGCGACCGGAAGGACATGCTCCCGGACGAGTTGCCCCACGCGGGGTTGCTCCGGCTGGAACTCGGGCGCGCGCTGGCGACCGATCCCGAGCTCCTGCTGGTCGACGAACCGTTCGCGGGCCTCTCCGGCCCCGAAGTCGAGAGCGTCTCGGACCTCCTGCTCGAACTCCGCGACGAGGGGCTGACGCTCGTCGTGGTCGACCACAACATGCGGGGGCTCCTCTCGCTGATCGACCGCGCCATCGTCATCCAGTTCGGATCGATGATCGCCGCGGGCGAACCCGAGGCCATCAAGGAGAATCCGAAAGTCCAGGAGGCGTATCTCGGAGGTGGTGACCTGTGA
- a CDS encoding branched-chain amino acid ABC transporter permease: MSNRHRAGLVGLVLLAGLPAVLEPTMALTFAGAYFFGVYAMSWDVVSGYTGQISFGHGLFFGVGGYTSALLNAGYGLDPVLSIPVGVLLAAVAGIIIGVPALRLRGPYLSLVTLVAPLILVQLFIYRSDIFNGEQGISPAKVDALLGLSTFGDEYMFYYIALALFVFVLALLWTITRSDAGAVFTAIREDEDTVSASGLNPAKFKIMAFVLSAAVGGLAGAMIVHTPSGNASPSTLLAITVNVEVIIAAILGGMGTIVGAAIGGVLLILLQNQLLNVDLVVPLLDTPISEMDFLVFAIITLILLFAFPGGLIRWAFGLTGMFKERVFGGEGGGPEVATDGGAESEANTPLEQVYENYTDDLRAMFGGDDDER, translated from the coding sequence ATGTCCAACCGGCACCGGGCCGGACTGGTCGGACTCGTCCTGCTCGCCGGGCTCCCGGCGGTGCTCGAACCGACGATGGCGCTGACCTTCGCGGGCGCGTACTTCTTCGGCGTCTACGCGATGAGCTGGGACGTCGTCTCCGGGTACACCGGGCAGATCAGCTTCGGTCACGGCCTCTTCTTCGGCGTCGGCGGCTACACGTCGGCGCTGTTGAACGCCGGGTACGGGCTCGATCCCGTGCTGTCGATCCCGGTCGGCGTCCTGCTGGCCGCCGTGGCCGGAATCATCATCGGCGTCCCGGCGCTGCGGCTCCGGGGGCCGTACCTCTCGCTCGTGACCCTCGTGGCGCCCCTGATCCTCGTCCAGCTGTTCATCTACAGGAGCGACATCTTCAACGGGGAACAGGGCATCTCGCCGGCGAAAGTGGACGCGTTGCTCGGTCTGTCCACGTTCGGCGACGAGTACATGTTCTACTACATCGCCCTCGCGCTGTTCGTGTTCGTCCTCGCGCTGCTGTGGACGATCACGCGCTCGGACGCGGGCGCGGTGTTCACGGCGATCCGCGAGGACGAGGACACCGTCTCGGCGTCGGGCCTCAACCCGGCGAAGTTCAAGATCATGGCGTTCGTGCTGAGCGCGGCCGTCGGTGGCCTCGCCGGCGCGATGATCGTCCACACGCCGAGCGGGAACGCCAGTCCGTCGACGCTGCTCGCGATCACCGTCAACGTCGAAGTCATCATCGCCGCCATCCTCGGCGGCATGGGGACCATCGTGGGCGCGGCCATCGGCGGCGTCCTGTTGATCCTGCTGCAGAACCAGTTGCTCAACGTCGACCTGGTCGTGCCGCTGCTCGACACGCCAATCTCCGAGATGGACTTCCTCGTCTTCGCGATCATCACGCTGATCCTGCTGTTCGCGTTCCCGGGCGGTCTCATCCGCTGGGCCTTCGGGCTCACGGGGATGTTCAAGGAACGCGTCTTCGGCGGCGAGGGCGGCGGTCCGGAGGTCGCCACCGACGGCGGGGCGGAGAGCGAGGCGAACACGCCGCTCGAGCAGGTCTACGAGAACTACACGGACGATCTCCGGGCCATGTTCGGAGGTGACGACGATGAGCGCTGA
- a CDS encoding branched-chain amino acid ABC transporter permease: MIETILQYVIQSTIRSGLYALVAIGFTLIFGVGGVLNLAHGASIVLGAYGAYFAATQGLGIPGAVAAAVVIPAVFGAVMYLTIIRRFEHEPIMVMILTLVVSVAIEQVVLKTFGAQPVAVPQFFSGNFSLGATNVQANQAAIFVLSWALIITLFLFINYTKQGKAILATSMSAKGASLMGIKSSRINLTTWIIAGALAGVAGMALGSQLTANYHLGRNPLVLSFSIVVLGGIGSIRGSVLGAYLIGFLEVGVVEFVSSDLTGIAPLVVLVLVLLVKPEGLYGRELAE; the protein is encoded by the coding sequence ATGATAGAGACGATCCTACAGTACGTCATTCAGTCGACGATACGGAGTGGACTGTACGCACTGGTCGCCATCGGCTTCACCCTCATCTTCGGAGTCGGTGGCGTACTGAACCTCGCACACGGAGCCAGCATCGTCCTCGGTGCTTACGGGGCCTACTTCGCCGCGACGCAGGGCCTGGGCATTCCCGGTGCCGTCGCCGCGGCGGTCGTAATCCCCGCAGTGTTCGGCGCGGTGATGTACCTGACCATCATCAGGCGGTTCGAGCACGAACCGATCATGGTGATGATTCTGACGCTGGTTGTGTCGGTGGCCATCGAGCAAGTGGTGCTCAAGACCTTCGGCGCACAACCCGTCGCAGTCCCGCAGTTCTTCTCCGGGAACTTCTCGCTGGGCGCGACCAACGTCCAGGCGAACCAAGCGGCGATTTTCGTCCTCTCGTGGGCGCTCATCATCACCCTGTTCCTGTTCATCAATTACACGAAGCAGGGCAAGGCCATCCTGGCGACGAGCATGTCCGCCAAGGGGGCGTCGCTGATGGGCATCAAGAGCAGCCGGATCAACCTCACGACCTGGATCATCGCCGGGGCGCTCGCGGGCGTCGCGGGGATGGCGCTCGGGTCACAGCTGACGGCGAACTACCACCTCGGGCGGAACCCGCTGGTGCTATCGTTCTCGATCGTCGTCCTCGGCGGGATCGGGTCCATCCGGGGCAGCGTCCTCGGGGCCTACCTGATCGGCTTCCTCGAGGTCGGTGTGGTCGAGTTCGTCAGCTCCGACCTGACCGGGATCGCCCCGCTGGTCGTGCTCGTGCTCGTCCTGCTCGTGAAGCCCGAAGGCCTCTACGGCCGGGAGCTCGCGGAGTGA
- a CDS encoding ABC transporter substrate-binding protein, giving the protein MVNDGNRDWSSSSNGNKNGKSENVGNKRRFGRRPFIKAAGIGAAATGLAGCLGGGGEEAAVPLADRDEIRIGVLAPHPSEDPIGGSIANGAKLAAKQINDDGGLDGTELNVMVKDTAEDPQTGRERYGEFIREEDVDLTTGVFTSEVLLAILEDIAEAQTPHMTAGAATPDASAQVNENYEQYKYHFRTGPINAHHLGVNLVDFMDAKASDLGWETVAVLVEDFTWTEPVSAVLNERLEDTGVDVVMNRRYSSGTSDFNPVYNDVEDSGADAAFVAMAHTGSAAITQWAQQQRPFEFGGIHVPMQLPAYYDLVKGASAYGVTQNSATPQSEVTTPDEVDRGDATVPFAENFMAEYDSYPVYTGYIAYDAVNQFATVVEEQGDLGADPVVTGLEESSYTGTAGTIEYYGQDSDYTHDVVYAEDKVWPVFMQWQPEDPQNPQAGGTQEVIFPDNLATADYQTPPWI; this is encoded by the coding sequence ATGGTTAACGATGGTAACAGGGACTGGTCGTCTAGTAGCAACGGAAATAAGAACGGGAAGTCGGAAAACGTTGGAAATAAACGGCGGTTCGGCCGTCGTCCATTTATCAAGGCAGCGGGGATCGGTGCGGCCGCGACGGGCCTGGCCGGCTGTCTCGGCGGTGGCGGTGAGGAGGCGGCGGTTCCGCTCGCGGACCGCGACGAGATCAGGATCGGCGTCCTCGCACCGCACCCCTCGGAGGACCCGATCGGCGGCTCGATCGCGAACGGAGCGAAACTGGCGGCCAAGCAGATCAACGACGACGGCGGTCTCGACGGGACCGAACTCAACGTCATGGTCAAAGACACGGCCGAGGACCCCCAGACCGGCCGCGAACGCTACGGGGAGTTCATCAGGGAGGAAGACGTCGACCTGACCACGGGCGTGTTCACGAGCGAGGTCCTGCTAGCCATCCTCGAGGACATCGCGGAGGCACAGACGCCGCACATGACCGCCGGGGCGGCGACCCCCGACGCCAGTGCGCAGGTCAACGAGAACTACGAGCAGTACAAGTACCACTTCCGGACCGGCCCGATCAACGCCCACCACCTGGGCGTGAACCTGGTCGACTTCATGGACGCGAAGGCCAGCGACCTGGGCTGGGAAACGGTCGCCGTGCTGGTCGAGGACTTCACCTGGACCGAGCCGGTCTCGGCGGTCCTGAACGAGCGGCTCGAAGACACCGGCGTAGACGTCGTCATGAACCGGCGGTACTCCTCCGGGACGAGCGACTTCAACCCGGTCTACAACGACGTGGAGGACTCCGGCGCGGACGCCGCGTTCGTCGCGATGGCCCACACCGGGTCGGCTGCGATCACCCAGTGGGCCCAGCAGCAGCGGCCCTTCGAGTTCGGCGGAATCCACGTCCCGATGCAGCTCCCCGCCTACTACGACCTGGTCAAGGGGGCCAGCGCGTACGGCGTGACCCAGAACTCCGCGACGCCCCAGTCCGAGGTGACGACGCCCGACGAGGTCGACCGGGGCGACGCGACCGTCCCGTTCGCGGAGAACTTCATGGCTGAGTACGACAGCTATCCGGTCTACACCGGTTACATCGCCTACGACGCGGTGAACCAGTTCGCGACCGTCGTCGAGGAGCAGGGCGACCTCGGCGCGGACCCGGTCGTCACCGGCCTCGAAGAGAGTTCCTACACCGGCACCGCCGGAACGATCGAGTACTACGGACAGGACAGCGACTACACGCACGACGTCGTCTACGCCGAGGACAAGGTCTGGCCGGTCTTCATGCAGTGGCAGCCCGAGGACCCGCAGAACCCGCAGGCAGGCGGGACGCAGGAGGTCATCTTCCCCGATAATCTGGCGACCGCCGACTACCAGACGCCGCCCTGGATCTGA
- a CDS encoding enoyl-CoA hydratase-related protein, producing MADESVLLSVDDGIATITLNEPDSRNALTSPIKDGIVDALDEIEGDESVRCVVLEGAGGAFCAGGDINSMLEGLQGEVAPHEKVQSINRTSTALQRVHEFELPVIAKIDGAAFGAGANLAIACDVQIASERSRISFGFRQVGLAVDTGTSYFLPRIVGQNKAQELVLTGEMLDAEDAHDEGLFTQVYPDDEFEERATEYVDRIATGPTVALKTSKRLIRQGLNSDLDQAMANEAAGQAQVFETHDHEEGATAFMESREPEFEGR from the coding sequence ATGGCGGACGAATCAGTCCTTCTATCGGTCGACGACGGCATCGCCACGATAACCCTCAACGAACCGGACTCCCGGAACGCGCTGACGAGTCCCATCAAGGACGGGATCGTCGACGCGCTCGACGAGATCGAGGGCGACGAGTCGGTCCGCTGCGTCGTCCTCGAGGGGGCGGGCGGTGCGTTCTGCGCCGGCGGTGACATCAACTCGATGCTCGAGGGGCTCCAGGGCGAGGTCGCGCCCCACGAGAAAGTGCAGAGTATCAACCGGACCTCGACGGCGCTGCAACGCGTCCACGAGTTCGAACTGCCGGTGATCGCGAAGATCGACGGCGCCGCCTTCGGCGCCGGCGCGAACCTGGCGATCGCCTGCGACGTCCAGATCGCGAGCGAGCGGAGTCGGATCAGCTTCGGGTTCCGCCAGGTCGGTCTCGCGGTCGACACCGGGACCTCCTACTTCCTCCCCCGGATCGTCGGCCAGAACAAGGCCCAGGAACTCGTCCTGACCGGTGAGATGCTCGACGCCGAGGACGCCCACGACGAGGGCCTGTTCACGCAGGTCTACCCCGACGACGAGTTCGAGGAGCGGGCCACCGAGTACGTCGACCGGATCGCCACCGGCCCGACCGTCGCGCTGAAGACCTCGAAACGGCTCATCCGCCAGGGGCTCAACAGCGACCTCGACCAGGCGATGGCCAACGAGGCCGCCGGGCAGGCGCAGGTGTTCGAGACCCACGACCACGAGGAGGGCGCGACGGCGTTCATGGAGAGCCGCGAACCGGAGTTCGAGGGACGGTAA
- a CDS encoding SDR family NAD(P)-dependent oxidoreductase — translation MQDEFDLSGRVAVVTGGSRGIGRAIAEGLAGAGAAVVPASRTAADVEAVAETIREAGGEAHPATVDVTDTDSVSALIDEAVEAFGGVDVVVNNAGVNSEAALGRPEDVAVEEGFDFTVDVNLRGAFACAQASAPHLSDGGSLINVASVGGLVGLPRQHPYVASKHGLVGLTKSMAIDWAPDVRVNAIAPGYVATDLTEEAMENEGLRQSLLDRTPLSRFAEPEEIAGPAVFLASDAASYVTGSVLSVDGGWTSR, via the coding sequence ATGCAGGACGAATTCGACCTCTCTGGGCGCGTCGCGGTCGTCACTGGCGGGAGCCGCGGCATCGGACGGGCGATCGCCGAGGGCCTGGCCGGGGCCGGTGCGGCGGTGGTCCCGGCCTCTCGGACGGCTGCTGACGTCGAAGCCGTCGCCGAGACCATCAGGGAGGCCGGCGGCGAAGCGCATCCGGCGACGGTCGACGTGACCGACACCGACAGCGTGTCGGCGCTGATCGACGAGGCCGTCGAGGCCTTCGGCGGCGTCGACGTGGTCGTCAACAACGCGGGCGTCAACTCCGAGGCCGCGCTTGGACGGCCCGAGGACGTGGCGGTCGAGGAGGGCTTCGACTTCACGGTGGACGTGAACCTCCGGGGCGCCTTCGCGTGCGCGCAGGCGAGCGCGCCACATCTCTCCGATGGCGGGAGTCTGATCAACGTCGCCAGCGTCGGCGGGCTGGTGGGCCTGCCGCGACAGCACCCCTACGTCGCCTCGAAGCACGGGCTGGTCGGGCTGACCAAGAGCATGGCCATCGACTGGGCTCCCGACGTCCGGGTGAACGCCATCGCACCCGGCTACGTCGCGACCGACCTCACCGAGGAAGCCATGGAGAACGAGGGACTCCGCCAGTCGCTACTGGACCGGACCCCGCTCTCCCGGTTCGCCGAACCCGAGGAGATCGCCGGCCCGGCCGTGTTCCTCGCCAGCGACGCCGCCTCCTACGTCACCGGGTCGGTGCTCTCCGTCGACGGCGGCTGGACGAGCCGTTGA